The proteins below are encoded in one region of Synchiropus splendidus isolate RoL2022-P1 chromosome 13, RoL_Sspl_1.0, whole genome shotgun sequence:
- the pitrm1 gene encoding presequence protease, mitochondrial — MLRQTKSFIQSFHRRLASRRLKSTSAVERALQYQCGQKIHGFTVEEVVQVPDLFLAAVKLSHDGTGARYLHAARDDANNLFSVQFRTTPMDSTGVPHILEHTVLCGSHKFPCRDPFFKMLNRSLSTFMNAFTASDYTMYPFSTQNGKDFQNLLSVYLDAVFFPCLRELDFWQEGWRLENENPTDPESTLVFKGVVFNEMKGAFSNNESLYAQHLQNKLHPDHTYSVVSGGEPLAIPDLTWEQLRRFHATHYHPSNARFFTYGDLPLEQHLQQIHEEALSKFHRIDPNTEVPHQPRWSCPREDHVTCNPDALAPDPARQNTLCVSYLLGDITDTFESFTLNLLSSLMISGPNSPFYRALIEPKIGTDFSSVVGFDGSTREASFSIGLQGMAEGDGERVKDIISRTLDDIIQNGFEDEQIEALLHKIEIQMKHQSTNFGLALASYIASPWNHDGDPVELLKISQSVDKFRGALKENPRFLQEKVAHYFKKNTHRLTLSMSPDENFLDKQARAEEEKLQKKVQDLSQSDRQEIYEKGLQLLELQSKPQDASCLPALKLSDIQPEIPLTPVHISTAGGVPVQLCEQPTNGLVYFRAMCSLNTLSDDLKLYVPLFCSVITKMGSGDMDYRQQAQQMELRTGGMSVSTQVIPDSTQLDMYEQGVVLFSSCLDQNLPHMFGLWRDIFNSPHLEDVERLRVLVMMSAQELANGISYSGHMYAMTRAGRHLTPAGDLQETFGGMDQVKFMKRVAEMSDLSQVTRTLSRIKKHLLNPENMRCSINATPQKMADSLGHLETFMTDVAGNRKLRKPVRPSIVQRPLDPQGNSGMSRSLVSEPNFRPCPMKTFFQLPFPVNFVSETVRTVPFCHEDYASLCVLARMMTAKFLHGEIREKGGAYGGGARMAGGLFSFYSYRDPNSVQTLSAFRRGVDWARAGHFTQQDIEEAKLSVFSTVDSPVAPSDKGMSRFFSGLTDQIRQQHRERLFAVSHQNLLDAADRYLGAGQKTTGVTILGPENQAISRDPSWVLK, encoded by the exons ATGTTACGGCAAACAAAGTCGTTCATCCAAAG TTTCCACCGACGTTTGGCGTCACGCAGGCTCAAGAGCACTTCTGCTGTGGAGCGAGCGCTGCAGTATCAGTGCGGACAGAAAATCCACGGCTTCACAGTTGAAGAG GTGGTCCAAGTGCCAGACTTGTTCCTGGCCGCCGTGAAGTTGAGTCACGATGGGACGGGAGCTCGATACCTGCACGCGGCCCGAGATGACGCCAACAACCTCTTCAG TGTCCAGTTCAGGACGACCCCCATGGACAGCACTGGGGTCCCGCACATCCTGGAGCACACGGTTCTGTGTGGCTCCCACAAGTTCCCCTGCAGAGACCCCTTCTTCAAGATGCTCAACAGATCCCTGTCCACCTTCATGAACGCCTTCACAG CCAGCGACTACACCATGTATCCTTTCTCGACTCAGAACGGAAAAGACTTCCAGAATCTTCTCTCTGTCTACCTGGACGCAGTGTTCTTCCCTTGTTTACGTGAGCTGGACTTCTG GCAGGAGGGTTGGAGGCTGGAGAACGAGAACCCCACGGACCCCGAGTCCACGCTGGTGTTCAAGGGCGTGGTCTTCAATGAGATGAAGGGAGCCTTT TCCAACAATGAGAGTCTGTACGCGCAGCACCTGCAGAACAAGCTGCATCCCGACCACACGTACTCGGTGGTGTCCGGAGGAGAGCCGCTGGCCATCCCGGACCTGACCTGGGAGCAGCTGCGACGCTTCCATGCCACCCACTACCACCCGAGCAACGCCAG GTTCTTCACGTACGGAGACCTGCCTCTGGagcagcacctgcagcagatcCACGAAGAGGCTCTCTCCAAGTTCCACCGCATCGACCCGAACACTGAGGTCCCTCACCAGCCACGCTGGAGCTGCCCG AGAGAAGACCATGTGACCTGCAACCCCGACGCTCTGGCTCCTGACCCGGCCCGACAGAACACGCTGTGTGTCAGCTACCTGCTGGGAGA CATCACCGACACCTTCGAGAGCTTCACTCTCAACCTGCTCTCCTCTCTGATGATCTCCGGCCCCAACTCGCCTTTTTACCGAGCGCTCATCGAGCCCAAGATCGGCACAGATTTCTCCTCGGTGGTCGG CTTCGACGGCAGCACCAGAGAAGCTTCCTTCAGCATCGGGCTCCAGGGCATGGCCGAGGGGGACGGCGAGCGGGTCAAAGACATCATCTCCCGCACGCTGGACGACATCATCCA GAATGGCTTCGAGGACGAGCAGATCGAGGCGCTGCTGCACAAGATAGAGATCCAGATGAAGCATCAGTCCACCAACTTCGGCTTGGCTTTGGCCTCG TACATCGCGTCACCGTGGAACCACGATGGAGACcctgtggagctgctgaagaTCAGCCAGAGCGTGGACAAGTTCCGGGGGGCACTGAAGGAGAACCCTCGTTTCCTCCAGGAGAAGGTGGCGCACTACTTCAAG aagaacacacacagactgacgCTGTCCATGAGTCCTGATGAAAACTTCCTAGACAAACAAGCCAGAGCAGAAGAGGAGAAGCTCCAGAAGAAGGTCCAGGATCTGTCCCAGAGTGACCGCCAGGAGATCTACGAGAAGG gtctgcagctgctggagctccAGAGTAAACCTCAGGACGCTTCCTGTCTCCCGGCTCTCAAGCTCTCCGACATCCAGCCGGAGATCCCGCTCACTCCCGTGCACATCAGCACCGCAG GAGGGGTTCCGGTCCAGCTGTGTGAGCAGCCCACCAACGGTCTGGTCTACTTCCGGGCCATGTGCAGCCTCAACACCCTGTCCGATGACCTGAAGCTCTACGTGCCGCTCTTCTGTAGCGTCATCACCAA gaTGGGCTCTGGAGATATGGACTACAGGCAGCAGGCCCAGCAGATGGAGCTGAGGACCGGTGGCATGTCGGTCTCCACCCAGGTCATCCCCGACTCCACCCAGCTGGACATGTACGAGCAG GGGGtggtcctcttctcctcctgcctGGACCAGAACCTTCCTCACATGTTTGGACTCTGGAGAGACATCTTCAACAG TCCCCACCTGGAGGACGTGGAGCGACTCCGTGTTCTGGTGATGATGTCAGCGCAGGAGTTGGCCAACGGGATCTCCTACTCTGGTCACATGTACGCCATGACCCGGGCAGGCCGTCACCTGACCCCGGCAGGTGACCTGCAGGAGACCTTCGGCGGGATGGACCAG gtgaAGTTCATGAAGCGGGTCGCGGAGATGTCGGACCTGAGTCAGGTCACCCGAACACTGTCCAGGATCAAGAAGCACCTCCTGAACCCCGAGAACATGAG ATGTTCCATCAACGCGACGCCTCAGAAGATGGCCGACTCGCTGGGGCATCTGGAGACCTTCATGACAGACGTGGCTGGAAACAGGAAGCTGCGCAAACCTGTGCGTCCCAGTATCGTGCAG CGCCCACTGGACCCCCAGGGTAACTCTGGAATGAGTCGGAGTCTGGTCTCG GAGCCCAACTTCCGGCCGTGTCCCATGAAGACCTTCTTCCAGCTGCCGTTCCCTGTCAACTTCGTCAGCGAGACGGTTCGCACGGTTCCCTTCTGCCATGAGGACTATGCCAG CCTCTGCGTGCTGGCCAGGATGATGACGGCCAAGTTCCTGCACGGAGAGATCCGGGAGAAGGGCGGAGCTTACGGTGGCGGGGCCAGGATGGCTGGCGGCCTCTTCTCCTTCTACTCGTACAG AGACCCCAACTCTGTTCAGACCCTCTCAGCGTTCCGCCGTGGCGTGGACTGGGCCCGGGCTGGTCACTTCACCCAGCAGGACATCGAAGAAGCCAAACTGTCCGTCTTCTCCACCGTGGACTCGCCTGTCGCCCCGTCAGATAAAG GGATGAGCCGGTTCTTCAGCGGGCTcacggaccagatcaggcagcaacacagagagagactCTTCGCCGTCAGTCACCAGAACCTGCTGGACGCCGCCGACAG GTATCTGGGGGCGGGTCAGAAGACCACCGGCGTCACCATCCTCGGCCCAGAGAACCAGGCCATCAGCAGAGACCCGTCCTGGGTCCTCAAGTAA